AATCATGTTTTTTCATGGCTTCGTTTTTGATATTATTGACTTAAACTGCAGTATATGGTTTTTGATTTATATAATAATGAGGATTGCCTGGAGGTAAATAAATTTTATAGAAAATTATTTGCTGAAATGCCTGACCTGCTTTTCCAATTTGTGATTGACACTAATAATCACTACACTTTTCCTTTGGTCAGCAAATCTGTTGACGATATTTTTGAGCTTCCGCTAAAAGAATTTACAGACGATATTAAGTTTACTATTTACGATAGAGTTTTTCCTCAAGACAGGGAAAAGTTTTTTCACTCTTTGGTAAAGTCTAAAAAAGAGATTATTCCGTGGGAAATTGAATTTAGAGCTCTTTTGCCTAAAAAAGGACTTCGCTGGTTTAAAGTTTCTGCCAAAACAGAATTGTCGCCGGAAAAAAAAGTAATCTTTTATGGGCATGTTTCGGATATAACGGAATTAAAAGATAAAGAAGAAAAACTGCGTATTTCAGAAGAACGTTTCCAGTTTGCTCTTGATGCTTCAACTGTTGGAATCTGGGATTGGGATATGGTAACGAATAGGGTTTTTTATTCCTCATTATCTTTGAAAATATTAGAATTAGAATCAGCAGATATTTTTGATGAACCAGAACGCTGGGATAAAATCGTGCATCCAGATGATCTTCCCAAATATTATTCGGATATTAAAGAACATTTCGAGAATAAAATTCCGTATTATGAGAATTACCATCGTGTAATGACTTCAAGTGGTAATTACAAATGGATTTTAGATAGAGGAAAAGTTATCAGCAGAGATGAAAAAGGAAAACCATTACGAGTTATTGGAACCCATACCGATGTTTCTCTGCAAAAAGAGAAAGAATTAGAGCTTTTAAAAACCATGAAATTGTATAGCGATCAAAATAGTCGACTGTTGAATTTTTCGCATATTGTTTCTCATAATTTAAATACACAAGCCGGAAATATAAAGTCTATTTTAGATTTTATTGATGCTGATGGCGATAAGGAAACCGTAACAGAAATGCTGGAACATTTACGCACGGTTTCAAATGATTTGAATGATACAATTTCAAATCTGACGCAGATTGTGAAAACGCAGAGCAATATTAATATTGTGGTAATGCCATTAAAGCTTTCTGAGTATATTGAAAAAACCATATCAACCATAAAAGGATATAATAAGCAGAAAAAAGTAACGATTGTAAATAATGTCCCAGAATATGTAGCAATTAACTTTAATCCTGCGTATTTGGAAAGTGTTTTGTTGAACTTTACCACTAATGCCATTAAATATGGACATCCTGATCGTGATCCCGTAATAGTGTTTGATTTTGGAATTGAACCAGAAGGATATAAATCTTTAAAAATTACCGATAATGGTTTAGGAATCGATTTAAAGGTTTATGGCGATTTATTGTTTGGAATGTATAAAACGTTTCATAAACACGACGAAGCACGCGGAATAGGACTGTATATTACCAAAAATCAAATTGAAGCGATGAAAGGAACGGTTTCTGTTGAAAGTGAAGTTGGAGTAGGAACGAGCTTTAAAATTGTTTTTAATGATGCTTAAAGCTGTAAATTGTATAAAATAATAAAGGCTGTCATTTGACAGCCTTTATTATTTTATAGTTTAAAAAGATTACTTCGCAATATTAACTGCTCTGGTTTCTCTAATTACAGTTACTTTAACTTGACCTGGATAAGTCATTTCAGTTTGAATTTTTTGAGAAATTTCAAATGATAAGTTTGCAGCGTTATCATCAGAAACTTTTTCACTCTCTACAATTACACGAAGCTCTCTACCTGCTTGGATGGCGTAAGCATTTTTAACTCCGCTGAATCCGTAAGCTACATCTTCAAGATCTTTCAAACGCTGAATGTATGAGTCTAATACCTGACGTCTTGCCCCAGGTCTTGCTCCTGAAATAGCGTCACAAACCTGAACAATTGGAGAAAGTAATGATTTCATTTCAATCTCGTCATGGTGAGCTCCAATAGCGTTGCATACTTCGTCTTTTTCTCCGTATTTCTCAGCCCATTGCATTCCTAATAAAGCGTGTGGTAAATCACTTTCAGTATCAGGCACTTTTCCAATATCGTGTAGTAAACCTGCTCTTTTTGCCAGTTTTACGTTTAGTCCTAATTCAGCAGCCATGATACCGCAAAGTTTAGAAACTTCTCTCGAGTGCTGCAATAAGTTTTGTCCGTAAGAAGAACGGTATTTCATTCGACCAACTACTTTAATTAATTCTGGGTGTAAACCATGAATTCCTAAGTCGATTACAGTACGTTTACCTACTTCTATAATTTCATCGTCGATTTGTTTTGCTGTTTTAGCAACTACTTCTTCAATACGAGCAGGGTGAATACGTCCGTCAGTCACTAATTTGTGTAAAGACAAACGAGCAATTTCTCTACGAACAGGATCAAAACAAGAAAGTATGATTGCTTCAGGAGTATCGTCTACAATAATTTCAACACCAGTTGCAGCTTCAAGAGCTCTAATGTTACGACCTTCACGACCAATTATACGTCCTTTTACATCGTCAGATTCAATGTTGAAAACAGAAACACAGTTTTCTACTGCTTCTTCAGTTCCTACACGCTGGATGGTATTGATAATGATTTTTTTCGCTTCTTGTTGCGCCGTAAGTTTTGCCTCTTCAATAGTTTCTTGAATATGAGACATTGCTTTGCTTTTAGCTTCAGCTTTTAAACCTTCTACCAGCTGTTCTTTTGCTTCTTCCGCAGATAGGCCCGAAATTACTTCAAGTTGTTGTAATTGGCTTTTATGTAATTTGTCTACTTCTGCTTGTTTTTTGTCTAAAACTTCAATTTTATTGATGTATTCAGCCGTTTTAGCCTCAAATTCGTCATTTACTTTTTTGGCTTTCGAAAGCTCGTTAGAAACTTGAGATTCTTTATCACGCACTCTTTTTTCTACTTCAGCTACTTTTTTATCTCTTGCTAAAATAACTTGTTCGTGCTCTGCTTTTAACTCGATAAAACGCTCTTTTGCCTGAAGAATTTTATCTTTTTTAATATTTTCAGCCTCTAAATTAGCATCTTTCAAGATTGAAGCAGCTTCTTTTTTAGCGTTTTTGATTAGGTTTGAAATATTACTTTTCTCGATAATTTTAGCTATTGCAAAACCAGCTGCAATACCTACAATACCAATAATGATCGTTATGGTGTCCATGTTTATTAGGGTTTATATATAAAAAAAGCCTACATTAATTGCTTGTATAAACTCGTAAAGACAAGTTTTGAGCTAACTCACTGTTCAAGTTTCCCAGCCAGAAGGAGGGCATACTATAGTAGCGACGATTTGCTCATTCTAAATTGTTAGTGTTGAGTTTACCAATTGTGAACTAATGTAGGCAGTATCTTAGTTTCTTGTAAAGAACGTTTATTTTTCGAGATATTGATCTAAAAGCGAATTTAATCTTTTAATTCTTTCGATAGTTTCTTCTCCATCGATTGCGTTATCAATTTGTTTTTGTTCCACCTGCGATGCAAACTGCAGTGCGCACATGGCTAATACATCTTGTTTGTCACGTACCGCGTAATTTTCTTCGAATTGCTTAATCATAGCATCAATTTTTTTTGAGGCGCTTCTAAGTCCTTCTTCCTGTGCCGGTTCAACCGTTAAAGGGTAAACACGGTCGGCAATTGATATTTTAATTCTAAGCTTTCCGTCCATATCTTTAATCTGATAGTTGTGCTATACAGTAATCAATTTCGCGAATTAATGAATTTATTTTAAGCTTTGTCTCTCTCTTGTTATTGTCGCTGCCAAGCAACGAATTGGCTATCTTAAGTGTTTCATATTGCTTTTTCAAAGCTTCCATTTCTTCAGATTGTTTCTGGATAATTTGCACGGCTTTGGCTAATTCTAATCGTAAATCCTGATTGTTTTTCTCCAGGCCTTTTGATTTTTCAAAAAGCTTTTCGACTTTATATTCAAGAGTATCAATTATTTCGGCAATTACACTCATTATAAATCCTATTCATTACTTAATCCTACAAAGTTAATATTCCTTTTTATTAATGCAATTTTTTCTGGATTTTTTTGCATTAAAAATAGGCAAACGAATGAAATTCAATTAATTGTGTTTTTGGTCACTTTATCTTCGGTTTTTACCTGTTAATTTTTTATCTTAGCAAAAATGTTACTTTATGAAATTACCTGTACTTGCCTTTTTTGTTAGCTGTTTTCTATCTGCCCAGACACAATATCCTAAAGATTATTTTCGACCGCCGCTTGATATTCCGATGCAGCTTTCGGGAAATTTTGGCGAATTACGACCAAATCATTTTCATGCCGGTTTTGACTTAAAAACAAATCAGCGTGAAGGATTAAATGTGTATGCAATTGCTGATGGCTATGTGTCTCGTATCAAAATTTCAACTTTTGGAAATGGCAAATGTATTTACATAACGCATCCAAATGGTTATACTTCTGTTTATGGACATTTGTCGGCTACAATAGGGCCTATTCAAGATTATGTAAAAAAAACGCATTACCAAGAGAAGGCCTATGAAATTGAAATGTTTCCAAAACCTGGTGAACTTCCAGTGACAAAAGGCCAATTAATTGCACTTTCAGGAAATACAGGTTCTTCAGAAGGACCGCATCTTCATTTTGAAATCCGAGATACCAAAACCGAATTTGTAATCAATCCGATTTTCTTTGGCTTTGACCAAAATATAAAAGATACTAAAAAACCAACATTGTCAAGTTTATATGTCTATCCGCTGGATAATGCCACGGTCAATCAGTCAAAACAACCTTTGCTGGTAAATATGGCACTTCAAAAAGATGGAACTTATTTGGCTTCAAAAGTAAAAACCAATGGTAAAATAGGTTTTGGAATCAATGCTGTAGATACTGATGATGTTTCGTTTAATAAAAATGGTGTTTTTAACGTTTCGACTTTTTTAAACGGAAATCAAAATTATAACTATCAGTTTAATACCTATTCGTTTGATGAAATGCGTTATATAAATGCTTTTATCGATTATTACCGATACAAAAAAACGGGACAGCGTGTTCAAAAACTTTTTATGAAAACACCTTTTGCGTTAAGTATCATCAAAACAGATTCTTTGCGAGGTATAATTTCTGCTCAGCCTAATCTTACTTCGATGTATAGAATTGAAGTTTCAGATTATTTTGGAAATTTAAATTCGATTACGGTACCAATTGAATACGATACGGCAACACCGCTTGTTCCTGAAGAACCTGTAACCTCAAAATATTTTGTAAAATACAATAGAGATACCAATTTCGAAAAAGACAACATGTCAGTTTTCTTTCCAGCCGGAACTTTCTATGACGATTTTAATATGAATTTTGATGTTCGAAATAACAAAATATATATTCATGATGATACAGTTCCAGTACATTCTAATTTTACCATTACGATAAAAGATTCAATTTATCCGGAATCTTTGCGTGATAAACTTTATATAGGAAAAGGAACGAGTTATAACGGAACAATACGAAAAGGAGATGTTTTTACTGCCAAAGCAAAAATACTGGGTATATACGGTTTAGTTTTAGATACGATTCCGCCAGTTATAAAAATTACAAAACCAGTTGAAGGAAAATGGATCAGCGATCAAAAGAAAATTGAGTTTACAATAGGAGATTCTTTATCGGGAATTAAATCTTATAATGGATATTTAAACGG
This is a stretch of genomic DNA from Flavobacterium endoglycinae. It encodes these proteins:
- a CDS encoding PAS domain-containing sensor histidine kinase produces the protein MVFDLYNNEDCLEVNKFYRKLFAEMPDLLFQFVIDTNNHYTFPLVSKSVDDIFELPLKEFTDDIKFTIYDRVFPQDREKFFHSLVKSKKEIIPWEIEFRALLPKKGLRWFKVSAKTELSPEKKVIFYGHVSDITELKDKEEKLRISEERFQFALDASTVGIWDWDMVTNRVFYSSLSLKILELESADIFDEPERWDKIVHPDDLPKYYSDIKEHFENKIPYYENYHRVMTSSGNYKWILDRGKVISRDEKGKPLRVIGTHTDVSLQKEKELELLKTMKLYSDQNSRLLNFSHIVSHNLNTQAGNIKSILDFIDADGDKETVTEMLEHLRTVSNDLNDTISNLTQIVKTQSNINIVVMPLKLSEYIEKTISTIKGYNKQKKVTIVNNVPEYVAINFNPAYLESVLLNFTTNAIKYGHPDRDPVIVFDFGIEPEGYKSLKITDNGLGIDLKVYGDLLFGMYKTFHKHDEARGIGLYITKNQIEAMKGTVSVESEVGVGTSFKIVFNDA
- the rny gene encoding ribonuclease Y, with product MDTITIIIGIVGIAAGFAIAKIIEKSNISNLIKNAKKEAASILKDANLEAENIKKDKILQAKERFIELKAEHEQVILARDKKVAEVEKRVRDKESQVSNELSKAKKVNDEFEAKTAEYINKIEVLDKKQAEVDKLHKSQLQQLEVISGLSAEEAKEQLVEGLKAEAKSKAMSHIQETIEEAKLTAQQEAKKIIINTIQRVGTEEAVENCVSVFNIESDDVKGRIIGREGRNIRALEAATGVEIIVDDTPEAIILSCFDPVRREIARLSLHKLVTDGRIHPARIEEVVAKTAKQIDDEIIEVGKRTVIDLGIHGLHPELIKVVGRMKYRSSYGQNLLQHSREVSKLCGIMAAELGLNVKLAKRAGLLHDIGKVPDTESDLPHALLGMQWAEKYGEKDEVCNAIGAHHDEIEMKSLLSPIVQVCDAISGARPGARRQVLDSYIQRLKDLEDVAYGFSGVKNAYAIQAGRELRVIVESEKVSDDNAANLSFEISQKIQTEMTYPGQVKVTVIRETRAVNIAK
- a CDS encoding cell division protein ZapA; translation: MDGKLRIKISIADRVYPLTVEPAQEEGLRSASKKIDAMIKQFEENYAVRDKQDVLAMCALQFASQVEQKQIDNAIDGEETIERIKRLNSLLDQYLEK
- a CDS encoding M23 family metallopeptidase, whose translation is MKLPVLAFFVSCFLSAQTQYPKDYFRPPLDIPMQLSGNFGELRPNHFHAGFDLKTNQREGLNVYAIADGYVSRIKISTFGNGKCIYITHPNGYTSVYGHLSATIGPIQDYVKKTHYQEKAYEIEMFPKPGELPVTKGQLIALSGNTGSSEGPHLHFEIRDTKTEFVINPIFFGFDQNIKDTKKPTLSSLYVYPLDNATVNQSKQPLLVNMALQKDGTYLASKVKTNGKIGFGINAVDTDDVSFNKNGVFNVSTFLNGNQNYNYQFNTYSFDEMRYINAFIDYYRYKKTGQRVQKLFMKTPFALSIIKTDSLRGIISAQPNLTSMYRIEVSDYFGNLNSITVPIEYDTATPLVPEEPVTSKYFVKYNRDTNFEKDNMSVFFPAGTFYDDFNMNFDVRNNKIYIHDDTVPVHSNFTITIKDSIYPESLRDKLYIGKGTSYNGTIRKGDVFTAKAKILGIYGLVLDTIPPVIKITKPVEGKWISDQKKIEFTIGDSLSGIKSYNGYLNGSWVLFEYENKTRKITHTFDDQYLTEGENFLKMEVVDNVGNSTIFETHFFRSQQK